From one Acinonyx jubatus isolate Ajub_Pintada_27869175 chromosome B1, VMU_Ajub_asm_v1.0, whole genome shotgun sequence genomic stretch:
- the TET2 gene encoding methylcytosine dioxygenase TET2 isoform X2, whose amino-acid sequence MEQDRTNHVEGNRLSPFLTPSPSPICQTEPLALKFQNGSPLTERPYPEVNGDTKWQSFKSYYGIPHMKRSQNSRVSPDFIQEGRGYSRCLQNGGIKRTVSEPSLSGLHQNKKLRQDQKANGERKNFGESQERNPGKGSSQLNVSDLSDKRESASSVVQENAVKDLISFSTHNCSRSEKAELQILKEQEEKNANYHDKNIILLLTNKAVLMPNGATVSASSMENTHGELLEKTLSQYYPDCVSVAVQKTTSHIHAINSQATNELSCEITHPSHTSGQINLPQTSNSELPPEPVAVVTEACDADKASKTAAMVGTCPFQKPETQKSVFEICPSRDENSNIQGTANLVSGEEFCSGSSSDLQPPGGSSERYLKQNEMNGAYFKQSSVFTKDSFSAPTTPPPSQLLLSPPPPLPQVSQLPLDGKSTLNDGVLEEHHHYPHQSNTTLLREVKIEGQPEAQSSPSPNQSTHVASHSLMLPERPQNNCVNKNDMRTPGTVTIPSCSEKARQISERLKHNPPMLGSSGDPQDHCQQLMGHKEQDIPKGRDKEQTRGLVPPAQPYLKPGWIELKPPHFHQAESHPKCHEASLRSVLQYQSNPSTQMTSKQHTGDSNLPGGLPGQAYIQKTMQPEQRPQRYQGEMNQGQFRGTVDQQLQFQKPSLQVHFSKTDPSSEAHVQSLCTPRFYFQQRPDPQTEKLMPPTLKQHLNQQASETEPFSNSHLLQHKPHKQAAQPQPSQNSLTAQNQQQQQKLQMKNKEQMSQTFSHPQGNNDQQREGSFFSQITMEECFRGENQYLKSSEFQTHNSQMGLEQVQTMNSRNSPYGQTLKSNTSKLQISCSNSTHLAPENKEHTINSDLFAGNKTQNLHHMQYFPNNVTPKQDVLHRCFQEQERKPQQASVLQGYRSRNQDMSGHQAAQPPQQRYLMHNQANAFPVSDQGGSHLQTPPQKDIQKHAALRWHLLQKQEQQQTQQPQTESCHNQMHRPIKVEPGSKPHTCMRPMAAQPENKMWKKVTKQEIPPPSCDNVQQRSILETMEQHLKKFQVKSLFDHKALTLKSQKQVKVEMSGPVTVLTRQTTAAELDSHTQTLEQQATPSAEKTPTKRTAGSVLNNFLESPSKLLDTPIKNLLDTPVKTQYDFPSCRCVGLDRRVKLLGLKESSILVKKAKVLRDVLLLNGWFAEAAARRSYYVWCGSELATPVRRL is encoded by the exons ATGGAACAGGATAGAACCAACCATGTTGAGGGCAACAGACTAAGTCCATTCCTGACACCATCTCCTTCTCCCATCTGCCAGACAGAACCTCTGGCTCTAAAGTTCCAGAATGGAAGCCCATTAACTGAGAGACCTTATCCAGAAGTAAATGGAGACACCAAGTGGCAGTCTTTCAAAAGTTATTATGGAATACCCCATATGAAGAGAAGCCAGAATAGTCGCGTGAGTCCGGACTTTATACAAGAAGGTAGAGGGTATTCCAGGTGCTTGCAGAATGGAGGAATAAAACGCACAGTTAGTGAACCttctctctctgggcttcatcAGAACAAGAAATTGAGACAAGACCAAAAGGctaatggagaaagaaagaacttcGGGGAAAGCCAAGAAAGAAATCCAGGCAAAGGCAGCAGTCAACTGAATGTCTCCGACTTGAGTGATAAGAGAGAATCTGCAAGCTCTGTAGTCCAAGAAAATGCAGTTAAAGATCTCATCAGCTTTTCAACACATAACTGCAGTAGGTCTGAAAAAGCAGAGCTTCAGATTCTGAAAGAGCAGGAGGAGAAAAATGCTAACTACCATGACAAGAACATTATATTACTTCTTACAAACAAGGCAGTGCTAATGCCTAATGGTGCTACAGTTTCTGCCTCTTCCATGGAAAACACACATGGTGAACTCCTGGAAAAAACACTGTCTCAATATTATCCAGATTGTGTTTCCGTTGCGGTGCAGAAAACCACATCTCACATACATGCCATTAACAGTCAGGCTACTAATGAGTTGTCCTGTGAGATCACTCACCCATCGCATACCTCAGGGCAGATCAATCTCCCACAGACCTCGAACTCTGAGCTGCCTCCAGAGCCAGTTGCAGTGGTGACTGAGGCCTGTGATGCTGACAAAGCCAGTAAGACAGCTGCAATGGTAGGGACCTGTCCCTTTCAGAAaccagaaacacaaaaatcagtttttgAGATATGCCCGTCTCGTGACGAAAACAGTAATATCCAAGGAACCGCAAATCTAGTATCTGGTGAAGAATTCTGTTCAGGTTCCAGCAGCGATTTGCAGCCTCCTGGTGGCAGCTCTGAACGGtatttaaagcaaaatgaaatgaatggTGCTTACTTCAAGCAGAGCTCAGTGTTCACTAAGGATTCCTTTTCTGCCCCAACcacaccaccaccatcacaattgcttctttctccccctcctcctcttccacaggTTTCTCAGCTTCCTTTAGATGGAAAAAGCACTCTGAACGATGGAGTTTTGGAAGAACACCATCACTACCCCCACCAAAGTAACACAACTCTTTTAAGGGAAGTGAAAATAGAGGGTCAGCCCGAGGCACAGTCATCCCCGAGTCCTAATCAATCTACGCATGTAGCCAGCCACTCTCTGATGCTACCAGAAAGGCCTCAGAATAATTGTGTCAACAAGAATGACATGCGGACTCCAGGGACAGTGACTATTCCCTCGTGTTCTGAGAAAGCGAGACAAATATCAGAACGCCTCAAGCATAACCCACCAATGCTTGGCAGCAGTGGGGATCCACAGGACCACTGCCAGCAGTTGATGGGCCACAAAGAGCAAGATATTCCGAAGGGTCGAGACAAGGAGCAAACACGAGGTCTTGTGCCCCCAGCACAGCCCTATCTGAAACCAGGGTGGATTGAATTGAAGCCCCCTCACTTTCATCAAGCAGAATCCCATCCAAAATGTCATGAGGCATCACTGCGGTCAGTTCTTCAGTATCAGTCCAACCCCTCCACTCAAATGACCTCCAAACAACACACTGGAGATTCCAACCTGCCTGGGGGGCTCCCAGGGCAGGCATACATCCAGAAAACAATGCAGCCAGAGCAGAGGCCACAAAGGTACCAAGGTGAGATGAATCAAGGGCAGTTTCGAGGTACAGTGGACCAACAGCTCCAGTTCCAAAAACCCTCACTTCAGGTGCACTTCTCTAAGACAGACCCTTCATCCGAAGCTCACGTTCAGTCACTGTGCACCCCTAGGTTTTACTTTCAGCAAAGACCAGATCCCCAAACTGAGAAACTCATGCCCCCAACATTGAAACAGCACTTGAATCAGCAGGCTTCGGAGACTGAGCCATTCTCAAACTCGCACCTTTTACAACACAAGCCTCACAAGCAGGCAGCACAACCGCAACCATCCCAGAATTCACTTACCGCTCaaaaccagcagcagcagcaaaaattacaaatgaagaataaagaacaaatgtCCCAGACTTTTTCTCACCCCCAAGGCAACAACGATCAGCAAAGAGAAGGATCATTCTTTAGCCAGATTACAATGGAAGAATGTTTCCGTGGTGAAAATCAGTATTTGAAATCAAGTGAGTTCCAGACTCATAATAGTCAAATGGGATTGGAGCAAGTGCAGACTATGAATAGTAGAAATTCCCCCTATGGTCAGACCTTGAAATCAAATACAAGCAAACTACAGATTTCTTGTTCGAACAGTACACACCTAGCTCCAGAAAATAAGGAACACACTATCAATTCTGACCTCTTTGCAGGAAACAAGACTCAAAATTTGCATCACAtgcaatattttccaaataatgtgACTCCAAAGCAAGATGTTCTTCACAGGTGCTTTCAAGAACAGGAGCGGAAGCCACAACAAGCTTCAGTTCTACAGGGATATAGAAGTAGAAACCAAGACATGTCTGGTCACCAAGCGGCACAACCCCCTCAGCAAAGGTACCTGATGCATAACCAAGCAAATGCTTTCCCTGTGTCTGACCAGGGAGGAAGTCACCTTCAGACCCCTCCCCAGAAGGACATTCAAAAGCATGCTGCTCTACGGTGGCACCTCTTGCAAAAGCAAGAACAGCAGCAAACACAACAACCCCAAACTGAGTCTTGCCATAATCAGATGCACAGGCCAATTAAGGTTGAACCTGGATCCAAGCCCCATACCTGTATGCGCCCCATGGCAgcacaaccagaaaacaaaatgtggaaaaagGTAACTAAGCAAGAGATTCCACCCCCGAGTTGTGATAATGTGCAGCAAAGGAGCATCCTTGAGACCATGGAGCAACATCTGAAGAAGTTTCAGGTCAAGTCATTATTTGACCATAAGGCTCTAACTCTCAAATCACAGAAGCAAGTGAAAGTTGAAATGTCAGGGCCAGTCACAGTTTTAACTAGACAAACCACTGCTGCAGAACTTGATAGCCACACCCAAACTTTAGAGCAACAAGCAACTCCTTCTGCAGAAAAGACACCAACCAAAAGAACAGCTGGTTCtgttctcaataattttttagaGTCACCTTCCAAATTACTAGATACTCCTATAAAAAATTTATTGGATACACCTGTCAAGACTCAATATGATTTTCCATCATGCAGATGTGTAG GTTTGGACAGAAGGGTAAAGCTATTAGGATTGAAAGAGTCATCTATACTGGTAAAGAAGGCAAAAGTTCTCAGGGATGTCCTATTGCTAAATGG GTGGTTCGCAGAAGCTGCAGCGAGGAGAAGCTACTATGTTTGGTGCGGGAGCGAGCTGGCCACACCTGTGAGGCGGCTGTGA
- the TET2 gene encoding methylcytosine dioxygenase TET2 isoform X3 — translation MEQDRTNHVEGNRLSPFLTPSPSPICQTEPLALKFQNGSPLTERPYPEVNGDTKWQSFKSYYGIPHMKRSQNSRVSPDFIQEGRGYSRCLQNGGIKRTVSEPSLSGLHQNKKLRQDQKANGERKNFGESQERNPGKGSSQLNVSDLSDKRESASSVVQENAVKDLISFSTHNCSRSEKAELQILKEQEEKNANYHDKNIILLLTNKAVLMPNGATVSASSMENTHGELLEKTLSQYYPDCVSVAVQKTTSHIHAINSQATNELSCEITHPSHTSGQINLPQTSNSELPPEPVAVVTEACDADKASKTAAMVGTCPFQKPETQKSVFEICPSRDENSNIQGTANLVSGEEFCSGSSSDLQPPGGSSERYLKQNEMNGAYFKQSSVFTKDSFSAPTTPPPSQLLLSPPPPLPQVSQLPLDGKSTLNDGVLEEHHHYPHQSNTTLLREVKIEGQPEAQSSPSPNQSTHVASHSLMLPERPQNNCVNKNDMRTPGTVTIPSCSEKARQISERLKHNPPMLGSSGDPQDHCQQLMGHKEQDIPKGRDKEQTRGLVPPAQPYLKPGWIELKPPHFHQAESHPKCHEASLRSVLQYQSNPSTQMTSKQHTGDSNLPGGLPGQAYIQKTMQPEQRPQRYQGEMNQGQFRGTVDQQLQFQKPSLQVHFSKTDPSSEAHVQSLCTPRFYFQQRPDPQTEKLMPPTLKQHLNQQASETEPFSNSHLLQHKPHKQAAQPQPSQNSLTAQNQQQQQKLQMKNKEQMSQTFSHPQGNNDQQREGSFFSQITMEECFRGENQYLKSSEFQTHNSQMGLEQVQTMNSRNSPYGQTLKSNTSKLQISCSNSTHLAPENKEHTINSDLFAGNKTQNLHHMQYFPNNVTPKQDVLHRCFQEQERKPQQASVLQGYRSRNQDMSGHQAAQPPQQRYLMHNQANAFPVSDQGGSHLQTPPQKDIQKHAALRWHLLQKQEQQQTQQPQTESCHNQMHRPIKVEPGSKPHTCMRPMAAQPENKMWKKVTKQEIPPPSCDNVQQRSILETMEQHLKKFQVKSLFDHKALTLKSQKQVKVEMSGPVTVLTRQTTAAELDSHTQTLEQQATPSAEKTPTKRTAGSVLNNFLESPSKLLDTPIKNLLDTPVKTQYDFPSCRCVEQIIEKDEGPFYTHLGAGPNVAAIREIMEERYASIYLNLHS, via the exons ATGGAACAGGATAGAACCAACCATGTTGAGGGCAACAGACTAAGTCCATTCCTGACACCATCTCCTTCTCCCATCTGCCAGACAGAACCTCTGGCTCTAAAGTTCCAGAATGGAAGCCCATTAACTGAGAGACCTTATCCAGAAGTAAATGGAGACACCAAGTGGCAGTCTTTCAAAAGTTATTATGGAATACCCCATATGAAGAGAAGCCAGAATAGTCGCGTGAGTCCGGACTTTATACAAGAAGGTAGAGGGTATTCCAGGTGCTTGCAGAATGGAGGAATAAAACGCACAGTTAGTGAACCttctctctctgggcttcatcAGAACAAGAAATTGAGACAAGACCAAAAGGctaatggagaaagaaagaacttcGGGGAAAGCCAAGAAAGAAATCCAGGCAAAGGCAGCAGTCAACTGAATGTCTCCGACTTGAGTGATAAGAGAGAATCTGCAAGCTCTGTAGTCCAAGAAAATGCAGTTAAAGATCTCATCAGCTTTTCAACACATAACTGCAGTAGGTCTGAAAAAGCAGAGCTTCAGATTCTGAAAGAGCAGGAGGAGAAAAATGCTAACTACCATGACAAGAACATTATATTACTTCTTACAAACAAGGCAGTGCTAATGCCTAATGGTGCTACAGTTTCTGCCTCTTCCATGGAAAACACACATGGTGAACTCCTGGAAAAAACACTGTCTCAATATTATCCAGATTGTGTTTCCGTTGCGGTGCAGAAAACCACATCTCACATACATGCCATTAACAGTCAGGCTACTAATGAGTTGTCCTGTGAGATCACTCACCCATCGCATACCTCAGGGCAGATCAATCTCCCACAGACCTCGAACTCTGAGCTGCCTCCAGAGCCAGTTGCAGTGGTGACTGAGGCCTGTGATGCTGACAAAGCCAGTAAGACAGCTGCAATGGTAGGGACCTGTCCCTTTCAGAAaccagaaacacaaaaatcagtttttgAGATATGCCCGTCTCGTGACGAAAACAGTAATATCCAAGGAACCGCAAATCTAGTATCTGGTGAAGAATTCTGTTCAGGTTCCAGCAGCGATTTGCAGCCTCCTGGTGGCAGCTCTGAACGGtatttaaagcaaaatgaaatgaatggTGCTTACTTCAAGCAGAGCTCAGTGTTCACTAAGGATTCCTTTTCTGCCCCAACcacaccaccaccatcacaattgcttctttctccccctcctcctcttccacaggTTTCTCAGCTTCCTTTAGATGGAAAAAGCACTCTGAACGATGGAGTTTTGGAAGAACACCATCACTACCCCCACCAAAGTAACACAACTCTTTTAAGGGAAGTGAAAATAGAGGGTCAGCCCGAGGCACAGTCATCCCCGAGTCCTAATCAATCTACGCATGTAGCCAGCCACTCTCTGATGCTACCAGAAAGGCCTCAGAATAATTGTGTCAACAAGAATGACATGCGGACTCCAGGGACAGTGACTATTCCCTCGTGTTCTGAGAAAGCGAGACAAATATCAGAACGCCTCAAGCATAACCCACCAATGCTTGGCAGCAGTGGGGATCCACAGGACCACTGCCAGCAGTTGATGGGCCACAAAGAGCAAGATATTCCGAAGGGTCGAGACAAGGAGCAAACACGAGGTCTTGTGCCCCCAGCACAGCCCTATCTGAAACCAGGGTGGATTGAATTGAAGCCCCCTCACTTTCATCAAGCAGAATCCCATCCAAAATGTCATGAGGCATCACTGCGGTCAGTTCTTCAGTATCAGTCCAACCCCTCCACTCAAATGACCTCCAAACAACACACTGGAGATTCCAACCTGCCTGGGGGGCTCCCAGGGCAGGCATACATCCAGAAAACAATGCAGCCAGAGCAGAGGCCACAAAGGTACCAAGGTGAGATGAATCAAGGGCAGTTTCGAGGTACAGTGGACCAACAGCTCCAGTTCCAAAAACCCTCACTTCAGGTGCACTTCTCTAAGACAGACCCTTCATCCGAAGCTCACGTTCAGTCACTGTGCACCCCTAGGTTTTACTTTCAGCAAAGACCAGATCCCCAAACTGAGAAACTCATGCCCCCAACATTGAAACAGCACTTGAATCAGCAGGCTTCGGAGACTGAGCCATTCTCAAACTCGCACCTTTTACAACACAAGCCTCACAAGCAGGCAGCACAACCGCAACCATCCCAGAATTCACTTACCGCTCaaaaccagcagcagcagcaaaaattacaaatgaagaataaagaacaaatgtCCCAGACTTTTTCTCACCCCCAAGGCAACAACGATCAGCAAAGAGAAGGATCATTCTTTAGCCAGATTACAATGGAAGAATGTTTCCGTGGTGAAAATCAGTATTTGAAATCAAGTGAGTTCCAGACTCATAATAGTCAAATGGGATTGGAGCAAGTGCAGACTATGAATAGTAGAAATTCCCCCTATGGTCAGACCTTGAAATCAAATACAAGCAAACTACAGATTTCTTGTTCGAACAGTACACACCTAGCTCCAGAAAATAAGGAACACACTATCAATTCTGACCTCTTTGCAGGAAACAAGACTCAAAATTTGCATCACAtgcaatattttccaaataatgtgACTCCAAAGCAAGATGTTCTTCACAGGTGCTTTCAAGAACAGGAGCGGAAGCCACAACAAGCTTCAGTTCTACAGGGATATAGAAGTAGAAACCAAGACATGTCTGGTCACCAAGCGGCACAACCCCCTCAGCAAAGGTACCTGATGCATAACCAAGCAAATGCTTTCCCTGTGTCTGACCAGGGAGGAAGTCACCTTCAGACCCCTCCCCAGAAGGACATTCAAAAGCATGCTGCTCTACGGTGGCACCTCTTGCAAAAGCAAGAACAGCAGCAAACACAACAACCCCAAACTGAGTCTTGCCATAATCAGATGCACAGGCCAATTAAGGTTGAACCTGGATCCAAGCCCCATACCTGTATGCGCCCCATGGCAgcacaaccagaaaacaaaatgtggaaaaagGTAACTAAGCAAGAGATTCCACCCCCGAGTTGTGATAATGTGCAGCAAAGGAGCATCCTTGAGACCATGGAGCAACATCTGAAGAAGTTTCAGGTCAAGTCATTATTTGACCATAAGGCTCTAACTCTCAAATCACAGAAGCAAGTGAAAGTTGAAATGTCAGGGCCAGTCACAGTTTTAACTAGACAAACCACTGCTGCAGAACTTGATAGCCACACCCAAACTTTAGAGCAACAAGCAACTCCTTCTGCAGAAAAGACACCAACCAAAAGAACAGCTGGTTCtgttctcaataattttttagaGTCACCTTCCAAATTACTAGATACTCCTATAAAAAATTTATTGGATACACCTGTCAAGACTCAATATGATTTTCCATCATGCAGATGTGTAG AGCAAATTATTGAAAAAGATGAAGGTCCTTTTTATACCCATCTAGGAGCAGGTCCTAATGTGGCAGCTATTAGAGAAATCATGGAAGAAAG GTATGCAAGTATTTACCTGAATCTACACAGTTAG